The Haloarcula limicola genomic sequence AGGCCGCCGCCCGCTGCGTAGGTGAGCGCGGCCGCGCCCGCGGCGACGACGAGGGCGACGCCGAACTTCACGGGCGTCGAAATGGGGACGCTGGCGAACAACTGGTAGCCCTGAATGAGGACGAGATAGGCGAGGCCGCCGACGACGCCCCACAGCAGGCTCGATTTGAGTTTCGGGTCCATCAGACTGTGGCGACCGCCTCGACCTCGACGGCCGCGCCCTTCGGGAGCGCGTCGACGCCGACCGCCGAACGGGCGGGCGGGTCCTCGTCGAAGAACGTCCGATAGGTGTCGTTCATCTCGTCGAAGTCGTCGATGTCGTCGAGGTAGACGGTCACCTTCAGCGCGTCGGTCATCTCGGCGCCGGCCTCCGCCAGGACGGCTTCGAGGTTTGCCAGCGCCTGCTCGGTCTGTTCGGCGACCGGCGCGTCGGCGCGCAGCTCACCGTCGGGCGTGAGCGGGATCTGGCCGGCGGTGAAGACGAGGTCCTCGGTCGCCGTCGCCTGACTGTACGCGCCGACGGCGGCGGGCGCGTCGTCGGTGTGGACAGTGCGTTTCATATCCGAACGCCGCCCGCCTCCCGTATAAACCCGGCTCTATACGAGCACCTCGACCTCGTAACCGCGCTCCCGGAGCGCCGCGAGGAGTTCCTCGACGTGGTCCGGGCCGCGGGTCTCCAAGTCCAGTTCAACCTCGGCGTCGTTCATGGCCACGTCGCGGTTGGTCCGGTCGTGTTCGATGCCGTAGATGTTGGTCTGCTGCGCCGAGAGCACCTCGACGAGTTCCTCCAGCGCGCCGGGGCGGTCCTTCAGCACCGTCCGGAGTTTGACGTAGCGGCCCGTCTCGACGAGGCCGCGCATGACGACGTTCGTGAGCGTGTTCAGGTCGATGTTTCCCCCACACAGCGCCGGGACGATCGTCTCGTCGTCGGCGTAGTCGAACTTCTCCTCGGTGACGGCGGCCAGCGCGACGGCCCCGGCCCCCTCCGCGAGCGTCTTCGAGCGTTCGAGCAGCGTCGTCAGCGCGACCGCGATCTCGGGGTCCGAGACGGTCACCACCTCGTCGACGCGCTCCTCGATGACCGCGAAGGTCCGCTCGCCGACGGTCCGGGTGGCGATGCCGTCGGCGATGGTCTCGACGCCCTCGCGTTCGATGCGGTGGCCCTTTTCGAGTGACTCGGCGACGCTCGACGCGCCTTCGGCCTGCACGCCGACGACGCGGATGTCCTCGTCTTTCCCCTTCAGCGCCGTGGCGATGCCGCTGATGAGGCCGCCGCCGCCGATGGGGACGACGACCGTCTCGACGCTCGGGAGGTCCTCGTAGATCTCGAGGCCGATGGTCCCCTGCCCGGCCATGACGTAGTCGTCGTCGAAGGCGTGGACGTAGGTCCGCCCCTCCTCGCGTTCGATCTCGTGGGCTCTCTCGGCGGCCTCGTCGTAGTCCTCGCCGTGGAGGACGACCCGCCCCCCGTAGCTCCGCGTGGCCTTCACCTTCGAGATGGGCGCGTGCTCGGGCATCACGATGGTCGAGTCGACGCCGATTCGAGTCGCGGCGAGGGCGACGCCCTGCGCGTGGTTGCCGGCGCTGGCCGTGACGACGCCGTTCTCGCGCTCCTCGGGCGAGAGCGTGGCGATGCGGTTGGTCGCGCCGCGGATCTTGAACGAGCCGGTGCGCTGGAACAGTTCGAGCTTCAGGTGGACGTCCGCGTCGGTCATCGCGGAGAAGGTGTGCGAGTAGTCGAGCGGCGTGTGCCGGGCCGTCTCGGCGACCCGGTCGCGGGCCGCGAGCACATCCTCGAACGAGAGCATGGCCCGGCCTACTCGCCGCGGCGTGTTATAGCCGGGGGCGGCGACGCCGCTGGTCGGGTAGCGACCGGAAAACTCGGGGGAGAGCGTGTGACTGCAATCGAACTGACCGTCTGTACTGACTTAAACACCGCCATATCGGAGTGAAAGTGTAACCGCAAGACGAGAGCGCCGCGAGATCGTCGTCAGCCGCGCGGCTGACGCGCGTCGTCTCGACAGATATTGGCGCGAGAAGGAGTGGCAAACGACTCTCTCGGCAGAACTGTTTTACAAGCGCTCCGTGAGGTATCGGATAGATGGACACCTGGCAGCGGCGCACGCTGTTGTACGTCATCGGCCTCGCCGGGGTCATTCTCGCGTTCACGTTCGGCTACGACTACGGCATGGGGGCGTTCGAGAACGAACCGCGGGAGTTCCTCCACGCGCTGCAGGTCGTCGTCGAGACGTTCACCACGACCGGTTACGGGTCTGATGCCCCGTGGGAGAGCGACCTGATGCGCGTGTTCGTCATCGTGATGGACGTCACCGGCGTCGTCCTCATCTTCCTCGCGCTTCCCGTCCTGATGTTCCCGCTGTTCGAGGAGGCGATGAAGACGAAGGCACCGACCACCGTCGAGCGTGACCTCTCGGACCACGTCGTCATCTGTCACTTCACGCCGCGCGGCGAGACGCTCGTCGCCGAACTGGAGTCGTGGGACGTCGACTACGTCGTCGTCGAGCCCGACCGCGACCGGGCCAACGAGCTGTACGACGAGGGCTACCACGCGATCCACGCCGACCCCCAGTCCGTCGAGGGACTGGAGAAGGCGAAACTCGCCGACGCGCGGGCGCTCGTCGCCGACGCCTCCGACCAAGTGAACACGAGTATCGTTCTCACCGCCCGCGAGGTGGACGAACACGTCCGCACCGTCAGCGTCGTCGAGGAGCCCGACCGTGCGAAGTACCACGACCTCGCAGGGGCCGACGCCGTCCTCTCGCCGCGGGGCCTGCTGGGCGAGAGCCTCGCCAGTAAGGTCACGACCGGCGTCTCGGCGACGCTGGGCGAGGAGTTCGAACTCGGCGAGGACTTCGACATCGCCGAACTCCCCATCCACCGCGGAAGCGACCTCGTCGGCCTGACGCTGGCCGAGAGCGGCATCCGCGAGGAGACCGGCGTCAACGTCATCGGCGCGTGGTTCCACGGCGAGTTCGTCAGCCCGCCCTCGCCCGACGCCGAACTCACCGGCAGTACGGTCCTGCTGGCGTCGGGGACCGCCGCACAGCTCGAAGCTCTCAAGTCGAAGACCCTCTCCAGCGTCCGGGGCTTCCGCCGCGGTCAGACCGTCGTCGTCGGCTACGGCGAAGTGGGCGAGACCATCGCCGGCGGCCTCGACAGCGCGAACGTTCCGTACACGGTCATCGACAGGGCCGAGAAGCCTGGCGTCGACGTGATCGGCGACGCCACCGAGCCCGAGGACCTCGAAGCCGCCGGCGTCGCCGACGCTCGCACCGTCATCCTCGCGCTCTCGGACGACACCGACACCGAGTTCGCCACGCTGGTCATCCGCGACCTGAACCCCGACGTGGAGATCATCGCCCGCGCCGAGGAGACCGAGAACGTCCAGAAGATGTACCGCGCGGGCGCGGACTACGTCCTCTCGCTGGCGACGGTCAGCGGTCGGATGCTGGCCTCCACCATCCTAGAGGATGAGGACGTCATCTCCATGGACCAGCAAGTCGAGATCGTCCGCACCGACGTCGGCAGCCTCGCCGGGCAGACGCTCGGCGAGGCCGACGTGCGCTCGAAGACGGGCTGTACGGTCGTCGCCGTCGAACGCAACGGGACGGTCTTGACGGACCTCGGTCCCGACGTGGAAGTGCGCTACGGCGACAAGCTCGTCATCGCCGGGACCGACGCCGGCGTCGACCGTTTCACCGACCTGTTCGAGTAGCGAGTACTCGCGGCGCATCTCGTAGCTGCCGACTGCCGCGGCGGCTGCGACGAAAGGGGAAAAGTCGGTACTGACTTACCGCTCTTCGATCGGCACGAACTCCGTCTCCTCGGGGCTCGGGCCGGTGTAGCGGGCGCGCGGCCGGATCAGCCGGTTGTCCTCGATGTACTCGATGACGTGGGCGACCCAGCCGCCGACGCGGGACATGGCGAAGATGGGCGTGAAGATGTCGATGGGGATGCCCATCTGGTAGTACGTCGAGGCAGAGTAGAAGTCGACGTTCGGGGCCAGCCCCTTCTCCTCTTGCATGTACTCCTCGATGGTCGTGGACATCTCGTACCACTTCACCGACCCGGCGGCCTCGCCGAGCTCCTTCGAGCGCTCGCCGAGGATCTTCGCGCGCGGGTCCTTGACGTCGTAGACGCGGTGGCCGAACCCGGAGACGCGACGGCCGCCGTCCAGCGCGTTCTTGACCCATTCGAGCGGGTCGCGCTCGGCGTCGTCGACCTCCTTGAGCATCTCCATGACGTCCTGGTTCGCGCCGCCGTGGAGCGGCCCCTTCAGGGTGCCGATCGCGGCGGTGACGGAGCTGTGGAGGTCCGAGAGCGTCGAGGCCGTGACCATCGCGGAGAACGTCGAGGCGTTGAGGCCGTGGTCGGCGTGGAGGACGAGCGCCTGGTCGAAGACGTCCGCCGCCACGTCGTCGGGCTCCTCGCCGTTGAGCATGTAGAGGAAGTTCGCGGCGTGGCCGAGGTCCTCGCGCGGTTCGATTGGGTCCTCGCCGTCGCGGATGCGAGTGAAGGCGGCGACGAGCGTCGGGACCTTCGCGGTGATGCGCCGTCCGGTGGCGAGGTTGACCGCCTCGTCGGTCGGGTCCGCGTCCTCCGGCGCGGGGTCGTACGCCGAGAGCATCGACACCGCGGTCCGGAGCGCGGCCATCGGGTTCTCGTCGCTCTCGGCCATCGCGCGGACGGTGGTGAGGACGTCGTCGTCGACCTCGCGCTCGCTCGCCATCTCCGATTCGAACTCCTCCAGTTCCGAAGCGTTCGGCAGGTGGCCGTACCAGAGCAGATACAGCACCTCTTCGTAGCTGGCACCGGTAGCGAGGTCCTCGATGGTGTATCCCCGATAGACGAGTTTGCCCGCGTCACCGTCGATAACGCTCAACGAAGATTCGGCGACGAGGACACCCTCTAACCCTTTCTTGAGGTCTTCGGACATACCCCAATGGTTCCCGACCTGCCGGGAAAAGCATTTTCTTTCCGGGCGTCTGTGTCCGGCCGTTGGCGGGCCGTAACTGGACGTTCAGTCACAAATCCCAGTATCTGCGAGACGGTCACCTCGATATCCGCCTCGAATCGACTGTCCGTCCGTTCGGTACCGCCATCGTTCCGTGGGAACGATAGCCACGGGACGGCGAACCCTTTTGAGAGGCGGTGCCAAATCGGGAGGCATGGAGCCGACGGGGACCGTCGAGTACGAGCCGGTGAGCGTCAAGGCGGTGCTAGCGGAGATGAAAGACACCGCCGAGTTGCTCATCGACCTCTCGTACTCGGCGGTGCTGCTCGGCAGCGACGACGTCGCCGCCGAGGTGCTGGAGCTGGAGGCGAAGATGGACGTCCTGCAGATGCGCGCCCGGATGAGCCTGCTGATGGCCTGTCGCTCGACGGACGACGCCGAGGCGCTCGCGCCCGTCCTCGGCATGGTCGGGGCCGCGGAGAAGATCAGCGACGCCGCCGGCGACATCGCGAAGGTCGTCTTAGAGGACATCGGGCTGCCGGAGGCGATGCGGGCGACGCTCCCCGAGGCCATGGAGACGCTCGTCCGGGCGACGATAGCGCCCGACTCGCAGTTGGCGGGAAAGACGCTGGGCGACCTGAATCTCGAAACCGAGACCGGCGTCCGCGCGATCGCGGTCCGGCGGCAGGGTAACTGGCTGCTCAACCCCGACCGCGAGACGCGCCTCGAAGCCGACGACGTGGTCCTCTTTCGCGGCCCCGACGACGGCGTCAGCGAGGTGTACGCCGACGCCACCGGGACGGCGTACGAACCGCCGGAACCGCCCGAGGGCGAGGGGCAAGACCTCGAGCGCGCGGTCGACTCCATCGTCCTGATGAAGGACATGGGCGAGCTCGCGGTGGACCTCGCCTACGGCGCGGTGCTGTTCGACAGCGACGAGGTCGCGGAGGAGGTCGTCGAACTCGAGGCCGAGGTCGACGCGCTCCAGTCACGCTTCGAGGCGTGGACGCTGCGCGCGGCCGCGGACATGGACGATCCGGTCTCGCTCCGGGGCCTCGTCCAGCTCGCCCAGTCGACGGAGGTCATCTCCGACGCCGCCCTCGAGATCAGCGAGGGCGTCCTCCGCGGTCTCTCGGCGCACCCGGTCGTCGCGGAAGCCGTCCGCGAGTCCGACGAGATACTCGTCCGGGCCACCGTCGCCGAGTCGAGCGCCCTCGCCAAGACGACCATCGGCGACGCCGCCGTCAAGACCGAGACCGGGATGCGCATCATCGCCGTCCGGCGGGCCGAAGGCGAGAGCGACCGCACCGGCCGCGAAGGGGGCGCGTGGGTCGTCTCACCCGGCCCGGAGACGCCGCTCCGGGTCGGTGACGTCCTCCTCGCGAAGGGGACTCGCTCCGGGGCCGAGCGGTTCGCCGAACTCGCCGAGAGTTAGCGCCGAGCGAACCTGACCGCCGAGACGGCGGTGAAGACGGCCGTCAGCAGACCGCCCAGCGAGACGAGCAGGACGAACGCCAGCGCGGCGTAGAGGAACGTCGGTCGTCCGGTTCCGGGCAGGACGAACAGGGCGACGACGGCCGCCGTCACCAGCGTCGCCACGCCGAACCCGAGTTTCGCGTTCCGCGGGACGTCGAGCGCCGCGGCCATCGCCGCCGCCTCGCTCTGTTGCTCGCGCTCTGACACGCGAGACGGTTGGGGTCGCTCGCTCAAGATACCGTCGGTCCGACGGCAGGGACGGCCGGGAAACCGAACCGGTAAAAGCGAACGACCCGAACACGGCGCGTAATGGTAACTTTCGGTACGGCGAGTGCCGCCCCCGGAGAGATAGACACGGGGCGGTTGGAGGTCGGCGAATCCCGCGACGGCAGTCCGGTGGGGCTCCCGGTCGCCGTCGTCAACGGGGCCGGCGACGGGAAGACGCTCTACATGCAGGCCGCAAGCGACGGCGACGAACTCAACGGCGTCGGGGTCGTCCAGCAGGTCCTCCCGCAACTGGACCCCGCCGAGCTGTCGGGGACGATTCTCGTCTGTGGCATCGTCAACTACCACGCCTTCCAGGTCGCCGAACACCGCAACCCCATCGACGACACGAAGATGAACCGGGCCTACCCCGGCGACGCCGCGGGCACGTCCAGCGAGCGCATCGCCGCCGCGACCTACGACGCCGCGGTGGGTGCCGACCTCGTCTTGGACCTCCACCAGGGCTCGACGTCGCGGATGCTCGACGAGTGTCGGGTCCGCTGTGGCACCCGCCACCGCCTCCACGAGGAGTGCCTGGAGCTGGCGAAGGTCTTCGGCTGCGGGTACATCCTCGACCAGAAGGGACCGGACGGCCAGTTGGCCCGCGCCGCCCCCGACGAGGGCGTCCCGACCATCGATCCCGAGCTCGGCGGCTGCGTCGGCTGGGACGAGGAGTCCATCCAGACCGGCGTCGAGGGCGTGTTCAACGTCCTCACCCACTACGGCTTCCTGAACAACACGCTGAGCGAACGGCCCCAGACCCGCGCGACCGGCTTCGAGCAGTACGGCTCGCCCAACGGCGGGCTCGTCGACTTCGCGGTCGACCTCGGGGACCGCGTCTCCCGCGGCCAGACTCTCTTCGAAGTGACCAGCGTGTTCGGCCAGACCAAGGCCGAAGTCACCGCCGACTCGCCGGGGATCTTCTGGCGCTCGCGCCGCCTCCCGCAGGTCGCCACCGGCGAGTACGTCTGCTCGGTCGGGACGAACCTCGACACCGTCTGAAAGACCACCTTTTTCGCCCAAGGGTTCGCGCTCGCCCACGGCGAGCGCTCAACCTTGGGCCAAAAATCTGGACCAAAAAGACCGAGCGCTCGCGATGTTCGCGCTCGGCGAAACCGCGGCCTCCGGCCGCGGTATGCTCTCTGCCAGTCACGGCGTCTTGGTCGTGGTATCCGGAGAAGGGGTCGGATACCCCTCCGACGGCGTGACCTCTATGTCGATTTCCGTTTCGTCGGCGATCACGGAGCCGTCGGTCAGATACACGACCTCTATACGGTTTTGCCAGCGGTGTTTCGTCGTCGCCACGTACTCAC encodes the following:
- the citZ gene encoding citrate synthase is translated as MSEDLKKGLEGVLVAESSLSVIDGDAGKLVYRGYTIEDLATGASYEEVLYLLWYGHLPNASELEEFESEMASEREVDDDVLTTVRAMAESDENPMAALRTAVSMLSAYDPAPEDADPTDEAVNLATGRRITAKVPTLVAAFTRIRDGEDPIEPREDLGHAANFLYMLNGEEPDDVAADVFDQALVLHADHGLNASTFSAMVTASTLSDLHSSVTAAIGTLKGPLHGGANQDVMEMLKEVDDAERDPLEWVKNALDGGRRVSGFGHRVYDVKDPRAKILGERSKELGEAAGSVKWYEMSTTIEEYMQEEKGLAPNVDFYSASTYYQMGIPIDIFTPIFAMSRVGGWVAHVIEYIEDNRLIRPRARYTGPSPEETEFVPIEER
- a CDS encoding Rid family detoxifying hydrolase; this translates as MKRTVHTDDAPAAVGAYSQATATEDLVFTAGQIPLTPDGELRADAPVAEQTEQALANLEAVLAEAGAEMTDALKVTVYLDDIDDFDEMNDTYRTFFDEDPPARSAVGVDALPKGAAVEVEAVATV
- a CDS encoding potassium channel family protein; protein product: MDTWQRRTLLYVIGLAGVILAFTFGYDYGMGAFENEPREFLHALQVVVETFTTTGYGSDAPWESDLMRVFVIVMDVTGVVLIFLALPVLMFPLFEEAMKTKAPTTVERDLSDHVVICHFTPRGETLVAELESWDVDYVVVEPDRDRANELYDEGYHAIHADPQSVEGLEKAKLADARALVADASDQVNTSIVLTAREVDEHVRTVSVVEEPDRAKYHDLAGADAVLSPRGLLGESLASKVTTGVSATLGEEFELGEDFDIAELPIHRGSDLVGLTLAESGIREETGVNVIGAWFHGEFVSPPSPDAELTGSTVLLASGTAAQLEALKSKTLSSVRGFRRGQTVVVGYGEVGETIAGGLDSANVPYTVIDRAEKPGVDVIGDATEPEDLEAAGVADARTVILALSDDTDTEFATLVIRDLNPDVEIIARAEETENVQKMYRAGADYVLSLATVSGRMLASTILEDEDVISMDQQVEIVRTDVGSLAGQTLGEADVRSKTGCTVVAVERNGTVLTDLGPDVEVRYGDKLVIAGTDAGVDRFTDLFE
- a CDS encoding succinylglutamate desuccinylase/aspartoacylase family protein; this encodes MVTFGTASAAPGEIDTGRLEVGESRDGSPVGLPVAVVNGAGDGKTLYMQAASDGDELNGVGVVQQVLPQLDPAELSGTILVCGIVNYHAFQVAEHRNPIDDTKMNRAYPGDAAGTSSERIAAATYDAAVGADLVLDLHQGSTSRMLDECRVRCGTRHRLHEECLELAKVFGCGYILDQKGPDGQLARAAPDEGVPTIDPELGGCVGWDEESIQTGVEGVFNVLTHYGFLNNTLSERPQTRATGFEQYGSPNGGLVDFAVDLGDRVSRGQTLFEVTSVFGQTKAEVTADSPGIFWRSRRLPQVATGEYVCSVGTNLDTV
- a CDS encoding potassium channel family protein, producing the protein MEPTGTVEYEPVSVKAVLAEMKDTAELLIDLSYSAVLLGSDDVAAEVLELEAKMDVLQMRARMSLLMACRSTDDAEALAPVLGMVGAAEKISDAAGDIAKVVLEDIGLPEAMRATLPEAMETLVRATIAPDSQLAGKTLGDLNLETETGVRAIAVRRQGNWLLNPDRETRLEADDVVLFRGPDDGVSEVYADATGTAYEPPEPPEGEGQDLERAVDSIVLMKDMGELAVDLAYGAVLFDSDEVAEEVVELEAEVDALQSRFEAWTLRAAADMDDPVSLRGLVQLAQSTEVISDAALEISEGVLRGLSAHPVVAEAVRESDEILVRATVAESSALAKTTIGDAAVKTETGMRIIAVRRAEGESDRTGREGGAWVVSPGPETPLRVGDVLLAKGTRSGAERFAELAES
- the ilvA gene encoding threonine ammonia-lyase, whose protein sequence is MLSFEDVLAARDRVAETARHTPLDYSHTFSAMTDADVHLKLELFQRTGSFKIRGATNRIATLSPEERENGVVTASAGNHAQGVALAATRIGVDSTIVMPEHAPISKVKATRSYGGRVVLHGEDYDEAAERAHEIEREEGRTYVHAFDDDYVMAGQGTIGLEIYEDLPSVETVVVPIGGGGLISGIATALKGKDEDIRVVGVQAEGASSVAESLEKGHRIEREGVETIADGIATRTVGERTFAVIEERVDEVVTVSDPEIAVALTTLLERSKTLAEGAGAVALAAVTEEKFDYADDETIVPALCGGNIDLNTLTNVVMRGLVETGRYVKLRTVLKDRPGALEELVEVLSAQQTNIYGIEHDRTNRDVAMNDAEVELDLETRGPDHVEELLAALRERGYEVEVLV
- a CDS encoding DUF7536 family protein — encoded protein: MSEREQQSEAAAMAAALDVPRNAKLGFGVATLVTAAVVALFVLPGTGRPTFLYAALAFVLLVSLGGLLTAVFTAVSAVRFARR